GCAGGAAAGGCGCAATAAAGAAACTGAGCGAACACCACAGCAGGGCGCTGGTGCCCAGCAGCAGGTAAAAGAAGAAGATCCTGATGGCCTGCACAATCGACATAGCTGCTTATACCGTTACGGGGCGATAGCCCGAATTAAGCGGTCTGCTGGACAGGCCTCAGCCTTCCAACAGTTCGCTGTTGTGAATAAGTTCTGCGGCGACCGCCGCCAGATCTTCAAAAATCAACGTGCCGGCGGGTAATGGCCCGCTTCGCGTCTTCTGACCTTTGCCTGTCATAACCAATACAGGTTGTGAATCGACGGCAGCTGCCGCGTCCAGGTCACCCTTACTGTCACCCACAAACCAAACGCCGGCTAAATCGACGGCGTAATGGCGGGCGATTGTCTTGAGCATGCCAGGTTTTGGCTTACGGCAATCACAGCCAGCGTCCGGGCCGTGGGGGCAATAGACAACCAGTCCGACCTCGCCTCCGTTCTGTGCCACGAGTTCACGCAAGCGCGCATGCATGGCATCAAGTGTCGCGAGATCGTAGTAGCCGCGAGCAATGCCGGACTGGTTAGTGGCCACCGCCACCGTCCAGCCGGCCTTGCTCAGTTGCGCGATGGCCTCGACCGAACCAGGAATCGGAACCCACTCCTCCACCGACTTGATGTAGGCATCGGAGTCCTGGTTGATCACCCCGTCCCGATCGAGAATCAGCAACTTCACTGGCATATCCCTCGCAATCAGCTCAACAAGGAGATGTCGGCAACGCCAAGGAACAGATTGCGCAGACGGGCGAGCAAGGCGTAACGATTGGCCCGCACACTGGCGTCTTCTGCGTTCACCATTACCGCTTCGAAAAACGCATCGACAGGTTCGCGAAGTGCGGCAAGACGCGTCAGCGCCTCGTTGTACTGGCGGCTGGCGGACATGGGCGCTACGGCCTGATCTGCCTGCTGAATCGCCGAGTACAGCGAAAACTCGTTGGCGTTATCGAAATACTTCGGCTCTACCGTGTGAGCGATATTGCCGTCCGCTTTGCTGAGCAGGTTCGACACACGCTTGTTGACTGCGGCCAGTGCTGCAGCCTCGGGCAGCTTGCGGAAAGCCTGCACAGCCTGAACGCGCTGATCGAAGTCCAGGGCGGAAGCCGGCTGCAAGGCGCGAACCGAAAGGTAAACCGAAACGTCGACGCCCTCGTCTTCATAGCGAGCGCGCAGGCGGTCGAAGATGAATTCAAGAACCTGTTCCGGCAGGCCGGCCGGTTTGATCTTCACACCGAACTGAGCGACCGCGAATTGCACGGTTTTGACCAAGTCCAGGTCCAGCTTTTTCTCGATCAGAATGCGCAAGATGCCGAGCGCCGCGCGGCGCAATGCGTATGGGTCTTTGCTGCCGGTCGGGAGCATGCCGATGCCGAAAATCCCGACGAGGGTGTCGAGCTTGTCGGCGATGGCCACAGCTGCGCCAGTCAGCGTACCTGGCAGTTCAGCGCCAGCACCACGTGGCATGTATTGCTCATTCAACGCCAACGCGACGTCTTCGGGCTCACCATCGGCCAAGGCATAGTAGTAGCCGGCCACGCCCTGCATTTCCGGGAATTCGCCAACCATTTCTGTGGCCAGGTCGCACTTGGACAGCAGACCCGCACGTGCGGCGCGCTGAGCATCGCCACCAATGCGTGGGGCAATGAATGCAGCCAGCTTGGATACCCGCTCAGCCTTGTCGAAAACCGTGCCCAACTGGGCCTGGAAGACAACGTTCTGCAGGCGCTGATTGAAGGTCTCAAGCTTCTGCTTCTTGTCCTGCTTGAAGAAGAACTCGGCGTCGGTCAGGCGCGGGCGCACAACCTTCTCATTACCCAGGACAATCTGCGATGCGTCCTTGCTGTCGATGTTCGCGACAGTGATAAAACGCGGTAGCAGCTTGCCCTCGGCATTGAGCAGGCAGAAATACTTCTGGTTGTCCTGCATCGTGATGATAAGGGCTTCCTGTGGCACCTCTAGGAAGCGCTCCTCGAACGAGCACACCAGCGGCACTGGCCATTCGACCAGCGCGGTCACCTCATCCAGCAATGCCGGCGGCACAATGGCGGTGCCCTCATGCTGAGCGGCGAGCTCTTCAACACGCTTGCTGATGAGCTGGCGACGCTCGTTGAAATCTGCAAGCACGTGAGCGGCGCGCAGATCGCTGGCGTAGTTGGCTGGCGAGGTAATGCGCACACTTTCCGGATGATGGAAGCGATGGCCACGCGATTCCCGGCCGGAGGTCTGAGCGAGGATGGTGCAGTCAACGACCTGATCGCCAAACAGCATCACCAGCCATTGAGTCGGCCGTACGAACTCTTCCTTGCGCGCGCCCCAGCGCATGCGCTTGGGGATTGGCAAGTCGTTGAGAGAATCCTCGACGATGGTTGGCAACAGGCTCAGCGTTGGTTTGCCCGGAATGCTCTGGCTGTAACGCAGCTTCGGACCGCTTTGATCGATTTCGCTCAGATCGACGCCGCACTTCTTGGCGAAGCCCAATGCGGCCTGGGTGGGATTGCCCTCTGCGTCGAACGCTGCCTGGCGGGGTGGCCCGTCCAGATTAACGCTGCGGTCAGGCTGCTCGGTGGCGAGCTGGGTAATCAGCACGGCCAGTCGACGTGGCGCTGCGTAAACCTGTTTGGCGCTGTAGGTCAGACCTGCAGCCTGCAGGCCCTTTTCGATACCGGCCATGAACGCATCGGCCAAAGTATTCAGTGCTTTGGGTGGCAGTTCTTCGGTGCCCAGCTCGACCAGAAAATCTTGAGCACTCATTGCGCTGCCTCCAGCTTGGCCAACACTTCATCACGGATATCAGGCGCAGCCATCGGGAAGCCCAACTTGGCCCGGGCCGTCAGGTACGCCTGGGCCACGGAGCGAGCGAGGGTACGGACGCGCAGAATGTATTGTTGACGCGCAGTCACGGAAATCGCGCGACGGGCATCCAGCAGGTTAAACGTGTGGGAGGCCTTGAGGACCATCTCGTAGCTCGGCAGTGGCAGCTCGACTTCAATCAGCCGTACGGCTTCGCTCTCGTAGAAGTCGAACAGCTCAAACAGCTTGTCGACATTGGCGTGCTCGAAGTTGTACGTCGATTGCTCAACTTCGTTCTGATGGAAGACATCGCCGTAGGTCACTTTGCCGAATGGCCCGTCGGTCCAGACCAGGTCATAGACTGACTCAACGCCCTGCAGGTACATCGCCAGACGCTCAAGGCCATAAGTAATCTCGCCCGTTACGGGATAGCACTCGATGCCGCCAACTTGCTGGAAATAAGTGAATTGCGACACTTCCATGCCGTTCAACCAGATCTCCCAGCCCAGGCCCCAGGCGCCGAGGGTGGGTGATTCCCAGTTATCTTCGACAAAGCGAACGTCGTGCACCAGCGGATCCAGGCCGACATGCTTCAGCGAGCCGAGGTACAGCTCCTGGAAGTTGTCCGGGTTGGGCTTGAGTACGACCTGAAACTGGTAATAGTGCTGCAGGCGATTCGGGTTCTCGCCATAACGGCCATCGGTAGGACGACGGCTCGGTTGTACGTAGGCGGCGTTCCAGGTTTCCGGGCCGATGGCGCGCAGAAACGTTGCGGTGTGGAAAGTGCCGGCGCCCACTTCCATATCGTAGGGCTGAAGTACCACACAACCTTGCTCAGCCCAGTATTGCTGGAGGGCGAGGATCAAGTCTTGGAAGGTACGCACGGCTGGCGTAGGCTGGCTCACGAAATTCACCTGTACTGGGGGGCTGCGATTTAAAGAGCGGGAGTATACCCGATTCGGCCGCGCCTCCACCCTTGGAGCCCTATGCCACGCTGCTTTTGGTGCAACGAAGACCCGCTTTACATGGACTACCACGATCAAGAGTGGGGTGTGCCGTTGCGCGATGCGCAGATGCTGTTCGAGTTCCTGTTGCTCGAAGGGTTCCAGGCTGGACTGTCATGGATCACCATCCTCAAAAAGCGCGAGCGCTACCGCGAAGTGATGTTCGGGTTCGACGTCCAGCGCATTGCCGCGATGACCGATGCGCAGATAGAGGCGCTGATGCTGGAGCCGGGCATCGTGCGTAATCGTCTCAAGCTCAATGCCGCCCGCGAGAACGCCCAGGCCTGGCTCCGGCTGGATGATCCGGTTGCCCTCCTTTGGTCTTTTGTTGGCGGCAGCCCGAAGATCAACCATTTCAAGGACCGTAGTGAAGTCCCGGCCATCACGCCGGAAGCCGAAGCCATGAGTAAAGCGCTTAAAAAAGCCGGATTCACTTTCGTAGGTCCGACCATCTGTTATGCCTATATGCAGGCGACAGGGATGGTCATGGACCACACAGTGGATTGCGACCGGTATGCGGAACTGGCCGGTGCCTGACCATAAAGCAGGATGAGCGGGCGATTGATTCGCGCGGTGGTTACAATGACCGCCTCATGTATTCGGGAGTGATCTGTGGATAAGTTCAAAGGCGCCTTGATGGTTGGGGCATTGCGGCTATTTGCCTTGTTGCCATGGCGCGCGGTCCAATGGGTCGGCACCTGTATCGGCTGGCTGATGTGGAAATTGCCCAATCGCTCTCGCGATGTTGCGCGGATAAACCTTTCCAAATGCTTTCCCGAGCTGAGTCCGCCCGAGCTTGAAGCGTTGGTCGGCTGCAGTTTGATGGACATAGGCAAGACGCTGACCGAGAGCGCTTGCGCCTGGATCTGGCCGGCGCAGAAGTCGATCAACCTGGTGCGTGAGGTCGAAGGGCTCCAGGTACTTAAGGACGCGCTGGCATCGGGCAAGGGCGTTGTGGGTATCACGAGTCATCTTGGCAACTGGGAAGTGCTCAACCACTTTTACTGCAGTCAGTGCAAACCGATCATTTTTTACCGGCCGCCCAAACTGAAGGCCGTGGATGACCTGCTGCGCAAACAGCGCGTGCAATTGGGTAATCGCGTGGCGGCTTCTACCAAGGAAGGCATTCTCAGTGTGATCAAAGAGGTGCGCAAAGGTGGCTCGGTTGGCATCCCTGCAGATCCTGAGCCTGCCGAGTCAGCCGGCATTTTCGTCCCGTTTTGCGGAACGATTGCGCTCACCAGTAAGTTTGTGCCGAACATGCTGGCAGGTGGCAAAGCGGTAGGCGTGTTTCTTCACGCGATGCGCCTGGAGGATGGCTCGGGTTACAAAGTGGTGCTCGAAGCGGCGCCCGATGACATGTACAGCACCGACACCGAAACGTCGGCGGCGGCCATGAGCAAAGTAGTCGAGAGGTACGTGCGGGCCTACCCAAGCCAGTACATGTGGACCATGAAGCGCTTCAAAAAACGCCCCGAAGGCGAAAAGCGCTGGTATTGATCACCGGCGCAATGCCAGCCTCTTCCACCACTGCCCGATACGTTGAAGCACTTGTAGGCGCGCGCTTGGCCGCGAATGCGATGTGGCGGTCACCACATCCATTCCAGGGAAACCCCTCGCGAGCAAGCGCGCTCCTCCAGTCAGCGCGCCTGGTTCGAATCAGAAAAAGCTCAAGCCCACCTGAAATAGCCTTTCCACGTCCCGGATGTACTTCTTATCCACAAGGAACATGATCACGTGGTCACCGGATTCGATCACCGTGCTGTCATGGGCGATGAGCACCTGGTCAGCGCGTGTAATCGCACCGATGGTCGTGCCGGGCGGAAGGTTGATGTGCATGATCGCCTTGCCAATCACCTTGCTGGACTTCGCATCGCCATGGGCGACAATTTCGATGGCCTCGGCCGCGCCCCGCCGCAATGAGTGCACACTGACAATGTCGCCGCGCCTCACGTGCGCCAGTAACGTCCCGATAGTCGCGAGTTGAGGGCTGACCGCAACATCGATTTCCCCGCCCTGCACCAGGTCGACATAAGCAGGGTTATTGATGAGGGTCATGACTTTCTTCGCGCCCAGCCGTTTAGCCAGCAACGAGGACATGATGTTCGCTTCATCATCGTTGGTCAGTGCGAGGAAAAGGTCTGCGTTATCGATGTTTTCTTCCATGAGCAGGTCTCGATCGGACGAGCTCCCCTGAAGAATGACCGTGTTGTTCAGCGTGTCGGAAAGGTGTCGGCATCGGGCGGGATTCATCTCGATGATCTTGACCTGGTAGCGGTTCTCGATGGCCTCCGCCAACCGCTCACCGATTTGCCCGCCGCCTGCAATCACGATGCGCTTGTAGCTCTCGTCCAGCCGACGCATTTCGCCCATCACGGCGCGAATATCGGCCTTGGCAGCGATGAAGAAGACCTCGTCGTCTGCTTCTATCACCGTATCGCCCTGAGGAATGATCGGACGATCACGGCGGAAAATAGCAGCGACACGAGTGTCGACGTTTGGCATGTGCGTACGCAGTTGGCGCAGCTGCTGCCCTACAAGGGGGCCGCCGTAGTACGCCTTGACCGCCACCATCTGGACCTTTCCGCCCGCGAAATCGATAACTTGCAGCGCGCTCGGGTATTCGATCAGGCGCTTGATGTAATGGGTCACGACTTGTTCGGGGCTGATCAGCACGTCCACCGGGATGGCGGCGTTGGCGAACAAGCCGGAGCGGGTGAGATAAGCGGACTCGCGAACGCGCGCGATCTTGGTCGGGGTTTGAAACAGCGTGTACGCGACCTGGCAGGCAACCATGTTGGTCTCGTCGCTGCTGGTGACGGCCACCAGCATGTCCGCGTCGTCCGCGCCGGCCTGACGCAGCACGGTCGGGAACGAGCCACGACCATGCACGGTGCGGATATCAAGGCGATCGCCCAATGCACGTAGACGGTCCTGATCGGTATCAACGACAGTAATGTCGTTGGCTTCGCTGGCCAGGTGCTCGGCCAGCGTACCGCCGACCTGCCCTGCGCCGAGAATGATGATCTTCAATCAGTCTCTCCTTGAATTGATGATCAGGCGACCGCAGCGATCTTGATCAGTTTGGCGTAATAAAAGCCGTCATGCCCGCCCTCTTGCGCCAGCAGTTGTCGGCCATGAGGTTGTTTCAGGCCTGGAGGCGGATTGCCTTGTTGTCCGGCAATGTCCAGTTCCCGCGCGCCCGGCGTGCGTGTCAGGAATGCAGCGATGACTTCGGTGTTTTCGGTCGGCAGGGTCGAGCATGTCGCGTACAGCAAGATGCCGCCGACCTCCAGCGTTGACCAAAGCGCATCCAGCAATTCGCCCTGCAGGGTGGCGAGTGCGGCAATGTCATCCGCCTGACGGGTCAGCTTGATGTCAGGGTGGCGGCGAATAACGCCGGTTGCCGAACACGGGGCATCGAGCAGAATGCGCTGGAAGGGCTTGCCGTCCCACCATTGATCCGTGGCGCGGGCATCGGCGGCGATGAGTTCGGCACTGAGGCCCAGACGGTCAAGGTTTTCTTTGACCCGCACCATGCGCTTGGCTTCCAGGTCCACCGCGACGACCCCGGCCAGGCCGGATTGTACTTCCAGCAGATGGCAGGTTTTGCCACCCGGCGCGCAGCAGGCGTCAAGCACACGCTGACCCGGGGCCAGCTCCAGCAGGTCGGCGGCCAGTTGGGCGGCCTCGTCCTGAACACTGATCCAACCGTCGGCAAAGCCCGGCAGTGAGCGCACATCGCCCGGTTCAGCCAGTACGATCCCGTCTTGGCTGAACGTGCAGGGCGTCGCGCCGATGCCTGCGTCCACCAGCAGCCGGAGGTACTCCTCGCGCGTTTTGTGCCGGCGGTTGACCCGCAAAATCATGGGTGGGTGAGCGTTGTTGGCCGCACAAATGGCTTCCCATTGCTCAGGCCACGCAGCTTTCAATGCTTTTTGCAGCCAGCGCGGGTGGGCAGTGCGCACTACTGGATCGTGCTCCAGCTCCACCAGCAAAGCCTCGCCCTCACGTTGGGCCCGACGTAACACGGCGTTGAGCAATGCTTTCGCCCAGGGTTTTTTCAGTTTGTCAGCACAGCCCACGGTTTCGCCGATGGCGGCGTGGGCCGGTACGCGAGAGTAAAAGAGCTGATACAGGCCCACCAGCAGTAAGGCCTGAACATCGTTATCAGCGGCTTTGAAGGGTTTCTGCAGCAGTTTGGCTGCCAACGCGGACAGCCTTGGCTCCCAGCGCGCGGTGCCAAATGCCAGATCCTGGGTCAGCCCCCGGTCGCGGTCCTCAACCTTGTCCAGCTGCGTCGGCAACGAGCTGTTCAAGGACGCTTTGCCACTCAATACAGCCGCGAGGGCCTTGGCAGCAGCCAGACGCGGGTTCATTGCGCATCTACCGTCAAGCCGAGCACAGTGCCGGCGGAGAATTTCTCCCGGCGACTGTTGAACAGGTCAGCGAAGCCCAGGGGTTTGCCGCCCGGTAACTGCACGCGAGTAAGAAGCAGCGCGCCGTCCGCACACGCAACCAATAGACCTGCTTTGCTGGCTTCAAGAACGGTGCCGGGTGTGCCCGCTCCCTCCGCGATCCGCGCTTCCAGAACCTTGAGCGCTTCGCCATTGAGCGTTGTGTGGCAGATAGGCCAGGGATTGAAGGCGCGCACCAGCCGCTCCAGCTCGACGGCCGGGCGGGCCCAGTCGATGCGTGCTTCGTCTTTATTCAGTTTGTGCGCATACGTTGCGAGACTGTCGTCCTGCACCTCGCCGACCAGCGTGCCTTCAGCCAGTCCTGCGATGGCTTGAATCACCGCCGTCGGGCCCAGAGCAGCAAGGCGGTCATGCAGTGTGCCGCCGGTGTCGTCGGCCGTGATCGGTGTCTTTACCTTGAGCAGCATCGGGCCCGTGTCCAGGCCCGCTTCCATACGCATCACAGTCACGCCGCTTTGCGCATCGCCAGCTTGCACTGCGCGTTGAATGGGCGCGGCACCCCGCCAGCGTGGCAGAAGTGATGCGTGACTGTTGATGCAGCCCAGGCGTGGAATATCCAGCACTGCTTGCGGCAGGATCAGACCGTAAGCGACCACCACCAGCAGATCAGGCCTCAGTGCGGCCAACTCGGCCTGAGCTTCCGGCGCGCGCAATGTGGGCGGCTGCAGGACTGGAATACCGTGCTGAAGGGCAAGCTGCTTGACCGGGCTTGGCATCAGCTTCTGACCACGACCGGCCGGGCGATCTGGCTGGGTGTAGACCGCAATGACGTCATAGGGACTGTCGAGCAGGGCTTTCAGGTGCTCGGCGGCGAACTCAGGGGTGCCGGCGAACACGATGCGCATTGGCTCAGTCATGGGCTTCTCTTTGAAGGATATGGCGGCAGAAGGGCACTTGGCTGAATAGCGCCATGGGGCGGCAACGACACTATCGGCTGGCGCCCCATTGCAGGCTAATGCGCTCCTGCAGCAGAAAGGAGATGGCTGGATCAGGCGTTTTGCTTGTGAAGTTTTTCCAGCTTTTTCTTGATCCGGTCGCGCTTGAGGTTGGACAGGTAGTCGACGAAAAGCTTGCCGTTCAGGTGGTCGCACTCATGCTGAATGCACACGGCGAGCAGGCCCTCGGCGATCATTTCGTAGGGCTGGCCATCACGACCCAGCGCCTTGACCTTGACGCGTTGCGGGCGATCCACGTTTTCGTAAAAACCTGGAACAGACAGGCACCCTTCCTGGTACTGATCCATCTCTTCGGTGAGCGGCTCGATCTCGGGGTTGATGAACACCCGGGGCTCGCTGCGATCTTCGGAGAGATCCATCACTACCACGCGCTTGTGTACGTTAACCTGCGTTGCGGCCAGACCGATGCCAGGCGCTTCGTACATGGTTTCAAACATGTCGTCGACCAACTGGCGAATGCCGTCGTCCACTTCAACCACCGGCTTGGCGATGGTGCGCAGGCGCGAATCGGGAAATTCGAGGATGTTTAGTATGGCCATATACGTAAGGGATGCACTGTAGGGTAAAGTCAAAATCGGCTGCTAGGCTTGGGACGTCACAAGCGCGCAGCCCTTGTAAAAGCGGAAGTCTTGCAAGACTCGGCGTTTCACGCGAAGCCACATGATAAAGGGATTCACTGCATGAGGAAATCACTACTCGCCCTGCTGCTGTTGGCCGCGACAGGCCTTGTCCAGGCGCAAGTACAGCTCAGGGATGGCCATCCAGAGAGTTACACCGTTGTCGCCGGTGACACGCTTTGGGACATATCCGGAAAATTTCTGAACCAGCCGTGGAAGTGGCCGCAACTGTGGCGCGCCAATCCACAGGTTCACGACCCTGATCTGATCTACCCCGGGGACACGCTAACGCTCACCTATGTCGACGGTCAGCCGCGAATCACGGTCAACCGTGGCGAGTCTCGAGGCACTATCAAATTGTCCCCGAGGGTGCGCAGCACGCCGATTGCAGAGGCGATTCCCACGATTCCGCTGGGTGCAATCAATGCGTTTCTGCTGAATAACAGGATCATCGACAACGCCCATCAATTTGAGGTCGCCCCCTATGTGGTGGCGGGCAATGGCGAACGAGTGCTCAGTGGTGCCGGCGATCGCATCTATGCGCGAGGCCGCTTTGAGCCGACGCACGTTGCGTATGGCATCTATCGCAAGGGCAAGACGTACGTCGATCCAGTGACAGGTGTGGTGCTGGGGATCAATGCCGATGACATCGGCAGCGGGGAGATCGTAGCTAGTGAAGGCGACGTTGCGACGCTGCAGATGCAGCGCTCGACTCAGGAAGTGCGTCTGGGCGACCGCCTTTTCGTCAGTGAAGAGCGCGGAATCAATTCGACATTTGTACCCAGTGAGCCGCAGCAGGCAGTGGATGGCACCATCATCGACGTGCCAAGGGGTGTGACTCAGATTGGCGAGTTTGACGTAGTGACCCTTGATCGAGGTCGTCTGGATGGCCTGGCCGAAGGAAACGTGCTGGCCATTTACAAGACTGGCGAGACGGTCCGTGACCGGGTCAGTGGTGACCAGGTCAAAATTCCCGACGAGCGATCCGGGCTGTTGATGGTCTTCCGTACCTACGAGCGACTGAGCTACGCGATGGTATTGCACGCCTCCCGATCTTTGGCGGTTCAGGACAAAGTGCGTAACCCGTAATGCTATGTATCAGGTGTAAATCACTTTTCTCCACCGGCGTGCTTCACTTATCAAATTGTTGTTAACAGAGTTATCCACAGGTTGGTGCACCGTTTGAGGTGAACCATGGATCAAGGAAGATCGCATGCCGTTGTTCGAAAAGTCCGGTCAGTCACCTGCCGAACTGGAAGCCCGCTTGCGCTTGCACCGGCTTCCAGAGATAGGCCCAAAACGTTTTCACACCCTCATTGATGCCTTCGGCAGCGCTTCTGCTGCACTGAGTGCGCCCGCTTCGGCGTGGCGATCATTACGCCTGCCAGCGGCCTGTGCGGATGCTCGCCGCAGCGCGGAGGTGCGCGACGGCGCAAGCGTTGCATTGGCCTGGTTAGAGCGTTCCGGCCAGCATTTACTGATGTGGGACGACCCTGACTACCCTGCGCTGCTGGCTGAAATTCCTGATCCGCCGCCTATGCTATTCATCGCCGGCGACCGCTCATTGCTTGACCGTCCGCAGCTGGGAATGGTCGGCAGCAGACGGGCCTCAAGGCCAGGACTGGACACCGCCGCAGCCTTCGCGCGCAGTTTGGCCGGGGCAGGATTTGTCATAACCAGCGGGCTGGCGCTTGGCATTGACGGCGCGGCGCATCAGGGCGCTTTGGACGTAAAAGGCGGGACGATCGGTGTGCTCGGCACCGGGATCGAAAAACTTTATCCACAGCGGCATCGTCAGCTTGCGGCGAACATGGTGGCCAATGGAGGCGCTGTCATTTCCGAGCTGCCGCTGGACGCCGCACCTCATGCCAGCAACTTCCCTCGGCGCAACCGAATCATCAGCGGCTTGTCCCTTGGAGTGTTGGTGGTCGAGGCCAGCGTGGCCAGCGGGTCACTTATCACGGCGCGTCTTGCCGCCGAGCAGGGTCGCGAGGTCTACGCCATACCCGGTTCGATCCATCATCCAGGCGCCAGGGGTTGTCATCAGCTCATTCGCGAGGGCGCTGTGCTCGTGGAGACCATTGATCACATTCTTGAAGCGCTGCAAGGATGGAAGAATGTCGGTCCAGCTGATGTCACAGCCGCACAGCCTCAGGCGGCACTGCATCCGCTTTTGGCGCTACTGCACGCCGCGCCTCAAACGGGCGAAGCACTGGCCCATAACAGCGGTTGGCCCTTGCCTAAAGTGCTGGCCGCCTTGACTGAACTTGAGCTCGACAGCAGCGTGGCCTGTGAAGCCGGAAGATGGTTTGCCCGGGCACGCTGAGGTTAAACTGCCCGCCAGCGTAATTTGGGAGAACAAGCGATGGTCAGCAGTTGGCGAGTGCAGCAAGCCGCACGAGAGATTCGAGCCGGAGCGGTGATTGCCTACCCAACCGAAGCCGTGTGGGGTTTGGGCTGTGACCCTTGGGACGCGGAGGCGGTTTATCGCCTGCTGGCGATCAAGGCACGGCCTGTGGAAAAAGGCTTGATCCTGATTGCCGATAACATCCGTCAGTTCGACTTCCTCTTCGAAGACTTCCCCGAGCTTTGGATTGATCGAATGGCCAGCACATGGCCCGGACCAAACACCTGGCTGGTGCCCCATCAAGGGTTATTGCCTCAGTGGATAACCGGGCAGCACGACACCGTTGCTCTGCGCGTTAGCGATCATCCGACCGTTCGCGATCTTTGCGCGTTGACCGGTCCGCTGGTGTCGACTTCCGCAAACCCGGCAGGCCGACCCGCGGCGCGTTCGCGGCTGCGGGTCGAGCAGTATTTTCACGAGCAGTTGGACATGGTGCTGGGCGGCAGTCTGGGCGGTCGCCGCAACCCAAGTGTCATCAGGGATCTGGTGACGGCTGAGGTGGTACGGGCTGGATAACGTCTGCCCGGTCTAGCGCTACGCCGCAACCTCTGTAGGAGCG
The nucleotide sequence above comes from Pseudomonas lutea. Encoded proteins:
- the rsmB gene encoding 16S rRNA (cytosine(967)-C(5))-methyltransferase RsmB, coding for MNPRLAAAKALAAVLSGKASLNSSLPTQLDKVEDRDRGLTQDLAFGTARWEPRLSALAAKLLQKPFKAADNDVQALLLVGLYQLFYSRVPAHAAIGETVGCADKLKKPWAKALLNAVLRRAQREGEALLVELEHDPVVRTAHPRWLQKALKAAWPEQWEAICAANNAHPPMILRVNRRHKTREEYLRLLVDAGIGATPCTFSQDGIVLAEPGDVRSLPGFADGWISVQDEAAQLAADLLELAPGQRVLDACCAPGGKTCHLLEVQSGLAGVVAVDLEAKRMVRVKENLDRLGLSAELIAADARATDQWWDGKPFQRILLDAPCSATGVIRRHPDIKLTRQADDIAALATLQGELLDALWSTLEVGGILLYATCSTLPTENTEVIAAFLTRTPGARELDIAGQQGNPPPGLKQPHGRQLLAQEGGHDGFYYAKLIKIAAVA
- the gmhB gene encoding D-glycero-beta-D-manno-heptose 1,7-bisphosphate 7-phosphatase; translated protein: MPVKLLILDRDGVINQDSDAYIKSVEEWVPIPGSVEAIAQLSKAGWTVAVATNQSGIARGYYDLATLDAMHARLRELVAQNGGEVGLVVYCPHGPDAGCDCRKPKPGMLKTIARHYAVDLAGVWFVGDSKGDLDAAAAVDSQPVLVMTGKGQKTRSGPLPAGTLIFEDLAAVAAELIHNSELLEG
- the trkA gene encoding Trk system potassium transporter TrkA, giving the protein MKIIILGAGQVGGTLAEHLASEANDITVVDTDQDRLRALGDRLDIRTVHGRGSFPTVLRQAGADDADMLVAVTSSDETNMVACQVAYTLFQTPTKIARVRESAYLTRSGLFANAAIPVDVLISPEQVVTHYIKRLIEYPSALQVIDFAGGKVQMVAVKAYYGGPLVGQQLRQLRTHMPNVDTRVAAIFRRDRPIIPQGDTVIEADDEVFFIAAKADIRAVMGEMRRLDESYKRIVIAGGGQIGERLAEAIENRYQVKIIEMNPARCRHLSDTLNNTVILQGSSSDRDLLMEENIDNADLFLALTNDDEANIMSSLLAKRLGAKKVMTLINNPAYVDLVQGGEIDVAVSPQLATIGTLLAHVRRGDIVSVHSLRRGAAEAIEIVAHGDAKSSKVIGKAIMHINLPPGTTIGAITRADQVLIAHDSTVIESGDHVIMFLVDKKYIRDVERLFQVGLSFF
- a CDS encoding DNA-3-methyladenine glycosylase I; protein product: MPRCFWCNEDPLYMDYHDQEWGVPLRDAQMLFEFLLLEGFQAGLSWITILKKRERYREVMFGFDVQRIAAMTDAQIEALMLEPGIVRNRLKLNAARENAQAWLRLDDPVALLWSFVGGSPKINHFKDRSEVPAITPEAEAMSKALKKAGFTFVGPTICYAYMQATGMVMDHTVDCDRYAELAGA
- a CDS encoding lysophospholipid acyltransferase, which translates into the protein MDKFKGALMVGALRLFALLPWRAVQWVGTCIGWLMWKLPNRSRDVARINLSKCFPELSPPELEALVGCSLMDIGKTLTESACAWIWPAQKSINLVREVEGLQVLKDALASGKGVVGITSHLGNWEVLNHFYCSQCKPIIFYRPPKLKAVDDLLRKQRVQLGNRVAASTKEGILSVIKEVRKGGSVGIPADPEPAESAGIFVPFCGTIALTSKFVPNMLAGGKAVGVFLHAMRLEDGSGYKVVLEAAPDDMYSTDTETSAAAMSKVVERYVRAYPSQYMWTMKRFKKRPEGEKRWY
- the glyQ gene encoding glycine--tRNA ligase subunit alpha; amino-acid sequence: MSQPTPAVRTFQDLILALQQYWAEQGCVVLQPYDMEVGAGTFHTATFLRAIGPETWNAAYVQPSRRPTDGRYGENPNRLQHYYQFQVVLKPNPDNFQELYLGSLKHVGLDPLVHDVRFVEDNWESPTLGAWGLGWEIWLNGMEVSQFTYFQQVGGIECYPVTGEITYGLERLAMYLQGVESVYDLVWTDGPFGKVTYGDVFHQNEVEQSTYNFEHANVDKLFELFDFYESEAVRLIEVELPLPSYEMVLKASHTFNLLDARRAISVTARQQYILRVRTLARSVAQAYLTARAKLGFPMAAPDIRDEVLAKLEAAQ
- the glyS gene encoding glycine--tRNA ligase subunit beta, whose translation is MSAQDFLVELGTEELPPKALNTLADAFMAGIEKGLQAAGLTYSAKQVYAAPRRLAVLITQLATEQPDRSVNLDGPPRQAAFDAEGNPTQAALGFAKKCGVDLSEIDQSGPKLRYSQSIPGKPTLSLLPTIVEDSLNDLPIPKRMRWGARKEEFVRPTQWLVMLFGDQVVDCTILAQTSGRESRGHRFHHPESVRITSPANYASDLRAAHVLADFNERRQLISKRVEELAAQHEGTAIVPPALLDEVTALVEWPVPLVCSFEERFLEVPQEALIITMQDNQKYFCLLNAEGKLLPRFITVANIDSKDASQIVLGNEKVVRPRLTDAEFFFKQDKKQKLETFNQRLQNVVFQAQLGTVFDKAERVSKLAAFIAPRIGGDAQRAARAGLLSKCDLATEMVGEFPEMQGVAGYYYALADGEPEDVALALNEQYMPRGAGAELPGTLTGAAVAIADKLDTLVGIFGIGMLPTGSKDPYALRRAALGILRILIEKKLDLDLVKTVQFAVAQFGVKIKPAGLPEQVLEFIFDRLRARYEDEGVDVSVYLSVRALQPASALDFDQRVQAVQAFRKLPEAAALAAVNKRVSNLLSKADGNIAHTVEPKYFDNANEFSLYSAIQQADQAVAPMSASRQYNEALTRLAALREPVDAFFEAVMVNAEDASVRANRYALLARLRNLFLGVADISLLS